Genomic window (Magnolia sinica isolate HGM2019 chromosome 6, MsV1, whole genome shotgun sequence):
AAATATGGTACTTCTTGCTTCTAATTTTATTTCAACCCTTGGGCTACTTTAGTACACAAGCTGCATCCATGTTATACCAGTGCCTTATCCATGCCATATCTAGTGAAAATAGAACCTGAATTTCGAAATCCACTCAGGCACTTGTATTAAGCTTTTACAATTCAAGCAATGAGAATATTAGGAAGCTAATAAGCATGTAAGTAATGAGTGTACATAGAATGGAAAACTAAACCAACGGCTACACTATGTTCACAAAACACTAGCTTTAAAAAACCTCCACTTTAACATAGAGAGTTCtattaaaacatgaaaatgacAGCTTTAAAAGAAGACTCCGAAAGAGTACCTGAATGACAGCAACACCACCAGAGAGTTTTGCTATTCTTTCGTTAAGCTTCTCTTTCATAATCCTGTTCAGCATCCTGCAAAAACCCAAAATATATATGCCACTAAGGATGCCATTTGAGGTAGTATTCATCTTGCATTATTACCAGCTACTCCATTGCCTACATATTTGATAATACCCTGTGTGTATCTCCATCGCACTCCTAAAGCACAATAATCCAAATGATTCAAGTCTACAAAGAGTAGATTATGCATTTTTACAGAAACAAAGAAGTAATTGAGCATGAACCTGTATAATGTCAGCTGGAACATAAGTTTCTGTCCGTATAATCACAAGACAGTTTAATAGGCCAACATGTATGCCATCATAGTACTAAGTGAATACTAATTTCACTTAAGACATAGGTTTCCCACACCGCTCCCAAATCCATATCGAAACATGTCAAATGCAATTCTTCTCATGCATAGAAGAATAAATGTAACATGTTTATTAATGGATCAAAAATGTGGAAGGCAAGGAGATAAAAGCAATGGAAGGGTCAAAGGGAAGAAAAATATAAGACAATCATCCATCCTCCCAACTTGCAGAAGTTCAAAGTAAAACATGCAGAATAAGAAGGTTAGGTAAATGCAATTCTCCTCAAAACACAATTTATTGGTCATGCAAACTTTCTTAGGGAAAACAAAAACATGATTCACAAAGATAACCCAATCAAAGATAATGCTTAGAAAACATCATGTAACACCAAAAATATTAATGCCATGTGAATTTGTAAATTTAAACTATAAGAAACATTCCTTAAAGTGAAGCAGGCAGAGATGTATACTTATAAAAAGTTTCCATCCAAAAGGCATTTCCTGTTGGAAGACAACCcagaaagagaaaaaaacaatgTCAAAATTTCCACATGATGGAAGCAATCAGTAAGATGTTCCTCCAACTCAGCTCCCTCCAATTCCTCGAGCTCTGCCTCCAGTTCATTCTAACATGGTGAAAAGATTATATTCAGAATCTCCAGCTAGAAAAAGTAAATGGATAAATGAAGATTTATACGAGGATGAACGTACTTCATCAAAATCAGCTGCTGTGCCAATAGGAGTAGACAGTGCTTCCTGAATCTGTTTCATGTTCTCAGTCTGCTCGTTGATCTCATCCATTGTCTTGTCCACATCATCAATGTTTCTGTAAAATAAAACACCATTATGGAATTATTGAAACCAGTTTTGCAATAAACGAGTAgagtgaaaattttcatttaaaactAAGAATGGGAATTCACATGTGTGCAAAGTGCTGTCATCTCAAAACACCATCAGGCCATAAGAAAGTGATTTCAAATGCAATGGGGAAATGGTTGAAGAATCCTAGACTGGATGTTCGTGTTTCACAATTTTGCATT
Coding sequences:
- the LOC131249474 gene encoding vacuolar protein sorting-associated protein 32 homolog 1-like, whose product is MDEINEQTENMKQIQEALSTPIGTAADFDENELEAELEELEGAELEEHLTDCFHHVEILTLFFSLSGLSSNRKCLLDGNFL